The following proteins are co-located in the Bacteroidales bacterium genome:
- a CDS encoding helix-turn-helix transcriptional regulator produces MYKLALILLLVSSILQEIKAQSSIDGQIVIDTTIWKPIAYLSIIPDIDNINTMAYDMIIDQSLIDNSGRFSFKTQYLPIEDNLFRIHIAKKNDPPTSLIIGGRDENYILVIANNQSHIIIKDSCNSKFLADASVYGYLPNKMMLQVNEIASFLDTVNINGYVIKKELIKNAVSEKLRSLADSCSNPIVSLYALYKSNFEKNYPINQQFYRNFLSKWSKERSTYFIEFRKRIPQSQNNRHWIPFLIGGICLVMGVLLSMIYFKLTQKNQNLLRDLSIQERKIFALMIEGKSNKEISEIISIGLSTVKSHINSIYSKLGINSRKDVLNLNLDKKNKGDLGFNNT; encoded by the coding sequence ATGTATAAACTTGCGCTTATTCTATTATTAGTCTCCTCTATTCTTCAAGAAATAAAAGCACAATCATCAATAGATGGACAAATTGTAATTGATACAACCATTTGGAAACCTATTGCTTACCTTTCAATTATCCCTGATATAGATAATATCAATACCATGGCATATGACATGATAATTGATCAATCCTTAATTGACAATTCAGGACGGTTCAGTTTCAAAACACAATACTTGCCAATAGAGGATAATCTCTTCCGAATTCATATTGCCAAAAAAAATGACCCCCCCACATCTTTAATTATAGGTGGCAGAGATGAGAATTACATATTAGTAATAGCTAATAACCAATCACATATAATTATAAAGGACTCGTGCAATTCGAAATTTCTAGCGGATGCTTCAGTTTATGGATATCTTCCAAACAAAATGATGCTGCAAGTAAACGAGATTGCTAGTTTTCTGGACACAGTAAATATAAACGGCTATGTGATAAAAAAAGAGTTAATTAAAAATGCTGTTTCTGAAAAACTTAGAAGTTTAGCAGATTCTTGTTCTAACCCAATTGTTTCTTTGTATGCATTATATAAAAGTAACTTCGAAAAAAATTATCCAATAAATCAACAGTTCTACAGAAACTTCTTATCAAAGTGGAGTAAAGAACGTTCTACCTATTTCATTGAATTTCGTAAGAGAATCCCTCAATCTCAAAATAACAGACACTGGATACCATTTCTTATTGGCGGGATATGTTTAGTTATGGGAGTTCTTTTGTCCATGATATATTTTAAACTTACTCAAAAGAATCAAAATTTACTTCGTGATTTAAGTATACAAGAAAGAAAAATTTTTGCTTTGATGATTGAGGGTAAATCCAATAAGGAAATCTCCGAAATCATCTCAATTGGTTTAAGTACAGTTAAATCGCATATTAATAGCATTTATTCAAAGCTTGGTATTAACTCCAGAAAGGATGTCTTGAACTTAAATCTTGATAAAAAAAACAAAGGCGACTTAGGATTCAATAATACTTGA
- a CDS encoding alkaline phosphatase, with amino-acid sequence MKTAKSVILIGIFSVIYFTASNEVYSQKNRNVILIVGDGMGVAQWHAGLIANKGQLNLNKFKNVGFLLTHTTNSLNGGAPDHGTALATGIKSFNGAVSVDIDTLPIKSIIEYSEEKGISTGIVSANTLLEGGVAPFVAHEANRMQMENIAASYLTHNLDVFIGAGLRSFINRKDGRNLVTELRNKGYQVVFSMDSIRNIKSGKLAGFTADQNNSGIKDGRGSMFPDALQTALNVLDNNKKGFFLFVADVFVDRASHSENAELVALETVDLDNAIGKALEFAERNRNTVVIVTGGPEASGMALTTGNFQNGMFEAKWAVSGMIHTGTMVPFFAYGPGSESFGGIQDNTYLFNEIMKLLGLEEK; translated from the coding sequence ATGAAAACTGCAAAAAGTGTGATTTTAATAGGGATTTTTTCTGTAATCTATTTTACAGCGAGTAATGAAGTCTACAGCCAAAAAAACAGAAATGTAATTTTAATAGTAGGAGACGGAATGGGTGTGGCACAGTGGCACGCAGGTCTTATTGCAAACAAAGGTCAATTAAATCTCAATAAATTCAAGAATGTTGGATTTCTCTTAACACACACCACAAACAGTCTAAATGGTGGAGCTCCTGACCATGGGACTGCATTAGCAACTGGAATAAAAAGTTTTAATGGCGCAGTTTCTGTTGATATAGATACTCTACCAATTAAATCGATCATTGAATATTCTGAGGAGAAAGGGATATCAACTGGAATTGTTTCAGCCAATACTCTGCTTGAAGGAGGTGTCGCACCTTTTGTAGCACATGAAGCAAACAGGATGCAAATGGAAAATATTGCAGCTTCTTATCTTACCCACAATCTTGACGTTTTTATTGGAGCCGGTCTTCGGTCCTTTATCAACCGCAAGGATGGAAGAAATCTGGTTACAGAGCTTCGTAACAAAGGCTACCAGGTAGTGTTTTCAATGGATAGTATTAGAAATATTAAAAGTGGTAAACTGGCAGGATTCACTGCAGATCAAAACAATTCAGGTATCAAAGATGGACGTGGAAGCATGTTTCCTGATGCATTGCAGACAGCCTTAAACGTATTGGATAACAACAAAAAAGGTTTTTTCCTGTTTGTTGCAGATGTTTTTGTTGATAGGGCATCTCACTCAGAAAATGCTGAACTTGTTGCCCTTGAAACGGTCGATTTGGACAATGCGATTGGTAAGGCACTGGAATTTGCTGAAAGAAATAGGAATACAGTAGTAATAGTTACCGGTGGACCGGAAGCATCTGGCATGGCTCTGACAACTGGCAATTTTCAAAATGGGATGTTTGAAGCAAAATGGGCAGTATCCGGGATGATTCATACAGGAACAATGGTGCCATTTTTTGCATATGGTCCAGGATCTGAAAGTTTTGGTGGAATTCAGGACAATACCTACCTATTTAATGAGATTATGAAGTTGCTAGGACTGGAAGAAAAATAA
- a CDS encoding carboxypeptidase-like regulatory domain-containing protein, which translates to MNFKLFTLISVLLSVFLVSSSQSVRISGFVRDSINGEKIVGAYILSSDNKNGTVSDNEGYFSVSLLPGSIDLTVSYIGYSSKQISFTSKKDTSIFVTLIQGHQLDEVKIVSSKSESTRFRNFGVTDIPIKQIKLSPAMLGEVDILKTIQMLPGVNSTWAGFSGLIVRGGNQDQNLILIDDIPLYSYSHFYGLFSVINESAIQSVRFMKGAMPARYGGRLSSIVDITLKEGNKYKHQREIGIGLMSSSIIMEGPIKNKTTYSLAARRSMIDLFMLPYNLIAKKPRTGYYFGDLSGKVTHNISPRDKLTISFFTSKDKYYNVAKSLEYTNNGISGTMSRDEGYKWGNNIISAKWNKILRPSLTFSSSLYVSKFYLDRHSYDKFKEGENTYRSELSFTSLINDFGTRTDWQFIPKSSNRLYFGLSSTLHRFKPGQSVFYDKNIETGETISESFGNKPIDLVESVGYFEFDSKVSRFFSYNIGIRLTSLNSDNGNFLFPEPRLSGTIIAIPNTSLTFFYLKSNQYFHLLRSSILELPTDLWIPSNRNLPPERAYQYGFEAEYKLNEAYSFSYNTYYKEMNNLVLYKEGSSINSPVNGWEEKVDLGSGNAYGSEFFLHKKIGKLNGWLSYTLSWSKRKFENINNGIEFYSSFDKRHEFSLTSNYQLNQNFKLGVNWIFNTGAPYSFPLYYREPISIMSHQGPSGRLLFIPQSQIFETKNGSRMPPYHRLDLGITYTKQLRKHPQMEQTFSATVFNAYNRKNTYYRGIISGTVYNASLFGILPSISYKLNY; encoded by the coding sequence ATGAATTTCAAACTTTTTACTTTAATTTCAGTTTTACTGTCTGTTTTTCTTGTAAGTAGTTCTCAATCCGTGAGGATTTCTGGTTTTGTCCGAGATTCAATTAACGGAGAAAAAATAGTAGGAGCCTATATTTTGTCAAGTGACAATAAAAATGGCACAGTATCAGATAATGAAGGCTATTTTAGTGTTTCATTATTGCCAGGCAGCATCGATCTAACTGTATCTTATATAGGTTATTCAAGTAAACAAATCAGTTTTACCTCAAAAAAGGATACCTCCATTTTTGTTACACTAATCCAGGGTCATCAACTTGATGAGGTAAAAATTGTTTCCAGCAAATCAGAAAGCACAAGGTTTAGAAATTTCGGAGTAACCGACATTCCAATCAAACAAATAAAACTATCTCCTGCCATGCTCGGGGAAGTCGATATTTTAAAGACTATACAAATGCTTCCCGGTGTAAACAGTACATGGGCAGGATTCTCAGGGTTAATAGTCAGAGGCGGGAATCAGGATCAGAATCTTATTCTCATTGATGATATTCCTCTTTACAGCTACTCACATTTTTATGGCCTCTTTTCAGTTATTAATGAATCAGCAATTCAGTCCGTCAGATTTATGAAAGGAGCCATGCCTGCAAGATATGGAGGTAGATTGTCATCAATTGTTGATATTACGTTAAAAGAGGGAAATAAGTATAAACACCAGAGGGAAATTGGAATTGGTCTGATGAGCAGCAGTATTATTATGGAAGGGCCAATTAAAAATAAGACAACATATAGCCTTGCTGCCCGCCGGTCAATGATTGATTTGTTTATGTTGCCATATAATCTGATCGCAAAAAAGCCGCGCACAGGTTACTACTTTGGTGACTTGTCAGGGAAAGTGACACATAATATCTCACCACGTGATAAGCTTACAATAAGCTTCTTTACATCAAAAGACAAGTATTACAATGTCGCTAAGTCTCTTGAATACACAAATAATGGTATTTCTGGTACGATGAGTCGCGATGAAGGCTATAAATGGGGTAATAACATAATCTCGGCAAAATGGAATAAGATTCTGAGGCCTTCTCTTACTTTCAGCAGTTCTCTGTATGTTTCGAAATTTTATCTCGATAGGCATAGCTATGACAAATTCAAAGAAGGTGAAAATACATATCGCTCCGAACTTTCCTTCACATCACTTATAAATGATTTCGGCACAAGAACTGACTGGCAGTTTATTCCAAAAAGTTCAAATCGCCTCTACTTCGGTTTAAGTTCTACACTTCACAGGTTTAAACCAGGACAATCTGTTTTCTACGATAAAAATATTGAGACGGGAGAGACAATAAGTGAATCATTTGGAAACAAACCAATTGACTTAGTTGAATCGGTCGGGTATTTTGAGTTTGACTCCAAAGTATCAAGGTTTTTTTCATATAATATTGGCATAAGGCTAACATCTTTAAATTCAGACAATGGTAATTTTCTTTTCCCTGAACCCCGTTTATCCGGCACAATAATAGCAATACCTAATACTTCTTTAACATTCTTTTACTTAAAGTCAAATCAGTATTTTCACCTTCTTAGATCCTCAATTCTGGAATTACCTACTGACTTATGGATTCCGTCAAACCGAAATTTACCACCTGAAAGAGCTTACCAATATGGGTTTGAAGCCGAGTATAAATTGAATGAGGCTTACAGCTTCTCATATAATACATACTATAAGGAAATGAATAACCTGGTATTGTACAAAGAAGGGTCCAGTATTAATTCACCTGTTAATGGTTGGGAAGAGAAAGTAGATTTGGGATCAGGTAATGCTTATGGTTCAGAATTTTTCCTGCACAAAAAAATCGGTAAGTTAAATGGATGGTTATCATATACCTTATCGTGGTCTAAAAGGAAATTTGAAAACATTAATAATGGAATTGAATTCTATTCTTCTTTTGATAAACGGCATGAGTTTTCATTAACTTCCAACTATCAGCTCAACCAGAATTTTAAGCTGGGAGTTAACTGGATTTTCAATACAGGTGCTCCATATAGTTTCCCGCTTTATTACAGAGAACCGATTTCAATAATGTCGCATCAGGGTCCTTCCGGCAGATTGCTTTTCATACCGCAATCACAGATCTTTGAAACAAAAAATGGCTCACGAATGCCTCCGTATCATCGATTGGACTTAGGAATCACATACACTAAACAACTTCGTAAACATCCTCAAATGGAACAGACGTTTTCTGCTACAGTTTTTAATGCTTATAACCGAAAAAACACCTACTACAGAGGAATAATATCAGGTACGGTATATAATGCCAGCCTTTTTGGCATTCTTCCTTCAATATCATATAAACTAAACTACTAA
- a CDS encoding fibronectin type III domain-containing protein — protein sequence MGIIDGKTFPKVPVIVINLNERSDINGDIDPRYDKNTNLDNSLSQTITKPKKTSKSLDPYEVYPPDDVAGQYLNSYNMISWSYPAEYGYNDYIQVEKEVSGYWELVYETFAINGSDTYFDNDSIVPGYQYIYRLRTKRINPDFSEMYSYYSPTIIVDVVNVGLAAPTNSTINAYGPNEIHLTWVYPTNINISGFKIQARKMGNGDLPFDIATLAAGSRSYTDFATKELGAKYQYSIRAYNGSTNSGPLEDIVYNPYRTYTEHLYLTNIYFYNITEFEYWYLGTPEVKVSLAHLPTPSSTQPIIIYREEFITVFEEIIPRSYDYPQAQYGFNLDALSGGNWDNYFYHQVLSFTFIEYHAPNWLEGWKGLSFSTKIPIKIGTVDIQAASSIDLNFSIRNRTENLGSTYVAYWFPEDYSAQVLDNIIVTFSTQPPY from the coding sequence GTGGGGATAATTGATGGAAAAACCTTTCCTAAAGTACCGGTGATAGTAATCAATTTGAATGAAAGGTCCGACATAAATGGGGATATTGATCCACGTTATGACAAGAATACGAACCTTGATAATTCATTAAGTCAAACTATTACAAAACCTAAGAAAACTTCAAAGAGTTTAGACCCGTACGAAGTCTATCCTCCTGATGACGTCGCAGGTCAATACTTGAATAGCTATAATATGATATCATGGAGTTATCCAGCTGAGTATGGGTATAATGACTATATCCAGGTAGAAAAAGAAGTGTCAGGTTATTGGGAATTGGTATATGAGACTTTTGCTATTAATGGTTCTGATACATATTTTGATAATGACAGCATCGTGCCTGGTTATCAGTACATTTATCGCTTAAGGACAAAAAGGATTAATCCCGACTTTTCAGAAATGTATTCATATTACTCGCCTACAATAATTGTTGATGTAGTAAATGTTGGCCTTGCTGCACCTACAAACTCGACAATTAATGCTTATGGCCCAAATGAAATCCACCTAACCTGGGTATATCCTACAAATATTAATATTTCTGGTTTCAAGATTCAGGCAAGAAAAATGGGAAATGGGGATCTTCCTTTCGATATAGCAACTTTGGCAGCTGGGAGCCGAAGCTATACAGATTTTGCCACAAAAGAATTAGGAGCAAAATATCAATATAGTATCAGAGCTTATAATGGGAGTACAAATTCAGGACCGTTGGAAGATATTGTTTATAATCCATATCGTACATATACAGAACACTTGTACCTTACAAATATTTACTTCTATAATATAACTGAGTTTGAGTATTGGTATCTTGGAACTCCAGAAGTAAAAGTAAGCCTTGCACACTTACCTACTCCAAGTTCTACCCAACCAATTATAATTTATCGTGAAGAATTTATAACGGTATTTGAAGAAATTATTCCTAGAAGCTATGATTATCCTCAGGCTCAATACGGTTTTAATCTGGATGCATTAAGTGGTGGAAACTGGGATAATTATTTCTATCATCAGGTGCTTAGTTTTACTTTCATAGAATATCATGCACCAAATTGGCTTGAGGGCTGGAAAGGGCTAAGCTTTAGTACCAAAATTCCTATAAAGATTGGTACAGTTGACATTCAAGCTGCATCATCAATAGATTTGAATTTCAGTATCAGAAATAGGACTGAAAACCTAGGTTCAACCTATGTTGCTTATTGGTTTCCTGAGGATTATTCAGCCCAGGTATTGGACAATATAATTGTAACATTTTCTACACAACCACCATACTAA
- a CDS encoding helix-turn-helix transcriptional regulator: METKMKKYSFDEIKDEFLGKKGTTKRDQYEYDLQMDILGELIKQTRIDRKLTQEQLGDLIGVQKAQISRLENHTGNVTLSTILKVFSALKAKIKMQVELEDNSIVIA, from the coding sequence ATGGAAACGAAAATGAAAAAATATTCCTTCGATGAAATAAAAGATGAATTCCTTGGTAAAAAAGGTACAACCAAGAGAGACCAGTATGAATATGATTTACAGATGGATATTTTGGGAGAGCTTATCAAACAAACCAGGATTGATCGAAAATTAACCCAGGAGCAACTTGGAGATCTCATTGGTGTTCAAAAAGCTCAAATCTCAAGACTTGAGAATCATACTGGTAACGTGACACTTTCGACAATACTAAAAGTCTTTTCAGCACTTAAAGCAAAGATTAAAATGCAGGTTGAACTTGAGGATAATAGTATTGTTATTGCCTAA
- a CDS encoding LytTR family transcriptional regulator DNA-binding domain-containing protein encodes MNQNSLQNQNCFEVTTLRGSRFIYLKTVVYIKAENKSTFILLNTKELIKTSHYLKWYLKFLPEPVFYRCHNSYIINCKSVECFCNKGIILKDLNQIIPLSRLKKKTFKDNLMLLDI; translated from the coding sequence ATGAACCAAAACTCCTTGCAAAACCAGAATTGTTTTGAAGTCACAACTTTAAGAGGTTCAAGATTTATTTACCTGAAAACAGTTGTTTATATAAAAGCAGAAAATAAATCAACTTTTATTCTTCTAAATACAAAGGAGCTCATAAAGACTTCACACTATTTAAAATGGTATCTTAAATTCTTGCCAGAACCAGTTTTTTATAGATGTCACAATTCTTACATCATTAATTGCAAATCTGTTGAATGTTTCTGTAATAAAGGAATAATTCTTAAAGATTTAAATCAGATTATACCATTATCTAGATTAAAGAAAAAGACTTTTAAAGATAATCTAATGCTTCTTGACATATAG
- a CDS encoding AhpC/TSA family protein, translated as MKLSHSTILGILILISSCTSHSDKEFQKFTLQGQISGQDTGSLVLTYWSDNARIYDTTRIKNGRFIFTGKIVEPISAVMSGRNDSDRVFIYIEPNKMKISVSKGNFEECIMTGSKTQDDAVLLSKMEKPIHERFAMLRDQKNKISESIKKTLEDSSKMLFEKKAEEINMQWTQNKKKLDSIKIKFVIDNPKSFLSVAQLEMLGSNEVVSLDSTKSIFNGLDITLKESSNGKNILDEIRKKENVQIGAKVPDINIKDINNQTITFSQFRDKNVVLIDFWASWCVPCRESFPHSREIYSQYHPQGLEIIAIAWLDKNKETWIEAINQEKIDNWYNATTMFRNGEIYNKDISDNFSVPAIPFTLIIDKTGKIIYRHVGHSKESEATLDKFLSQIFENLN; from the coding sequence ATGAAATTGTCTCATTCCACTATCTTGGGTATTCTCATCTTGATCAGTTCCTGCACTTCTCACTCAGACAAAGAATTCCAAAAATTTACCCTTCAGGGGCAAATTAGCGGTCAGGATACAGGCTCATTAGTTTTAACATATTGGTCAGATAATGCCAGAATTTATGATACCACCAGAATTAAAAATGGTAGATTTATTTTTACCGGAAAGATTGTTGAGCCAATTTCTGCTGTGATGAGTGGGAGAAACGATTCTGATAGAGTCTTTATATATATTGAACCGAATAAAATGAAGATTTCTGTATCAAAAGGCAATTTTGAAGAATGTATAATGACTGGTTCAAAGACACAAGATGATGCTGTTTTATTATCCAAAATGGAAAAACCAATTCATGAGAGGTTTGCGATGCTTAGGGATCAGAAGAATAAAATCAGTGAGAGCATTAAAAAAACATTGGAAGATTCCTCAAAAATGCTGTTTGAGAAGAAGGCAGAAGAAATAAATATGCAATGGACACAAAACAAAAAGAAATTAGATTCCATAAAGATTAAATTCGTAATTGATAATCCAAAATCGTTTCTTTCTGTAGCTCAATTAGAGATGTTAGGAAGTAACGAGGTTGTGTCACTTGACTCTACAAAATCAATCTTTAATGGATTAGACATTACACTCAAGGAAAGTAGTAATGGCAAAAATATTCTTGACGAAATCAGAAAAAAAGAAAATGTTCAAATTGGTGCAAAAGTTCCTGACATAAATATAAAAGACATAAATAATCAGACAATTACTTTTTCCCAATTTCGTGACAAAAATGTTGTATTGATTGATTTTTGGGCTAGCTGGTGTGTGCCATGTCGTGAAAGTTTTCCTCATTCGAGAGAAATTTATAGCCAATATCATCCACAGGGACTTGAGATTATTGCTATTGCTTGGTTAGATAAAAATAAAGAAACCTGGATAGAAGCGATAAATCAAGAAAAAATTGATAACTGGTATAATGCAACAACTATGTTTCGAAATGGGGAGATATATAATAAGGATATATCAGACAATTTTTCAGTGCCAGCAATTCCTTTTACGCTGATCATTGATAAAACTGGAAAGATTATTTATCGACACGTAGGACACTCAAAAGAAAGTGAAGCGACTCTTGACAAGTTTCTATCCCAGATATTTGAAAATTTAAATTAA
- a CDS encoding DUF4249 family protein, producing MKRVIRIILVFSIFLNSCEFLISDYSMRKSDIVPEIPAQKVITFATYFSGEGLEISLSQPMDLIRPLSKKIGVTRLTLYKTGSVLCLDTTVNFEAGRQFFKINSFSAVPEAGDSIIIKVDASGFDEVSGSTIIPLPASISSINSTKITSSEDFYRFTISFSDHPVSNDFYLVSAIYYLTQYSFPMPGYGNIYDTLYSEERKQVPLSDPVFNFMPDYRTSIKEPFSSSDLKPRVFSDKVFNGSDYSLKIEVPVRKDANALVPNKKYFSEYEVELYSISKDLFAFITSSFTNEIIEDDIYAQPIVVYSNMSNKAGFFGAVSKASKARQAIEPDDLLKFDFNN from the coding sequence ATGAAGAGGGTGATAAGAATCATACTAGTTTTTTCCATTTTTCTTAACTCCTGTGAATTTCTTATCTCCGATTATTCAATGAGAAAATCTGATATCGTACCTGAAATTCCGGCTCAGAAAGTAATAACATTTGCCACATACTTCTCGGGTGAAGGTCTAGAGATATCCCTATCTCAACCAATGGACCTCATTCGGCCGTTATCAAAAAAAATTGGTGTAACCCGTCTAACTCTTTATAAAACAGGATCTGTATTGTGTCTCGATACTACTGTAAACTTTGAAGCAGGCAGACAATTTTTTAAGATAAACTCTTTTAGTGCAGTACCTGAAGCAGGCGATTCAATTATAATTAAAGTAGACGCCTCCGGTTTTGATGAAGTAAGCGGCTCAACAATTATACCTCTTCCGGCTTCAATATCTTCGATAAATTCTACCAAAATTACTTCTTCTGAAGACTTTTATCGCTTCACAATATCATTTAGCGACCATCCAGTTTCGAACGATTTCTATCTTGTATCGGCAATATATTACCTTACTCAATACTCTTTTCCAATGCCCGGTTATGGGAACATATACGATACATTATATTCTGAGGAAAGAAAGCAGGTCCCTCTGAGTGATCCGGTATTTAACTTTATGCCCGATTACAGAACCTCAATAAAGGAGCCATTCAGTAGTTCTGATCTGAAGCCGCGGGTATTCTCAGATAAGGTTTTCAACGGGTCAGATTATAGCTTAAAGATCGAAGTTCCTGTCAGAAAGGATGCCAACGCATTAGTCCCAAATAAGAAATACTTTTCTGAATATGAGGTAGAACTATACTCAATTTCAAAAGATCTGTTTGCGTTTATAACATCATCTTTCACAAACGAAATTATTGAAGATGATATTTATGCTCAACCAATCGTTGTATACAGCAATATGAGTAACAAAGCCGGGTTTTTCGGAGCGGTTAGTAAAGCATCTAAAGCAAGGCAGGCGATTGAGCCAGATGATCTGTTGAAATTTGATTTTAACAACTAA
- a CDS encoding SH3 domain-containing protein yields the protein MRGLITLTIGLLIPMLIFGQSELAMINDLDGFVNVRDDKNSNSEILFKIKKGEFFLCVPTSENWWKIDNFYTKSGFVHKSRIQLISDFTEQQQRDLIINSINRLKDYRLKYDSLRLSLPNDERMKLLSEFENFEETIYTPLLPYLSKIFCKNRDIDLLEKHLKVLIVNQGSANEMPAWSVGDCYLCYPDLVIKQINNYSGKDREYLRNILTFGFENVTWQKENKIKNFIELKNKLNQ from the coding sequence ATGAGAGGATTAATAACACTAACAATCGGATTACTTATACCTATGTTAATTTTCGGACAATCCGAATTAGCAATGATTAATGACTTAGATGGTTTCGTCAATGTTCGAGATGACAAAAATTCTAATTCGGAAATTTTGTTTAAAATTAAAAAAGGAGAATTTTTCCTTTGTGTGCCGACAAGTGAGAACTGGTGGAAAATTGATAATTTTTACACAAAGTCTGGATTTGTACATAAATCCAGAATTCAATTAATATCTGATTTTACGGAACAACAACAACGAGACCTGATAATAAATTCAATAAATAGACTCAAAGATTACAGATTAAAATACGATTCACTACGACTGAGTTTACCAAATGATGAGAGGATGAAGTTATTAAGTGAGTTTGAAAATTTTGAAGAGACTATTTATACTCCGCTTTTACCATATCTTTCAAAAATATTCTGCAAAAATAGAGATATTGATTTACTTGAAAAGCACCTCAAAGTTTTAATTGTTAATCAAGGGTCAGCAAACGAAATGCCTGCATGGAGTGTGGGTGACTGTTATTTATGTTATCCTGATTTGGTGATAAAACAGATTAATAATTATAGTGGCAAAGACAGAGAGTATTTGCGAAATATATTGACCTTCGGTTTTGAAAATGTTACATGGCAGAAAGAAAATAAAATTAAGAACTTTATTGAGTTAAAAAATAAACTAAATCAATAG
- a CDS encoding type II toxin-antitoxin system RelE/ParE family toxin, producing MIKDRFEIELLDEALEFLWSIDEKARIKLFFIIDKSKKFNDPATFKKIDNDIWEFRTKYKNLQHRLLAFWDKRNNRNTLVVCTHGFIKKTDKVPKQEIEKARNLMRKYFETF from the coding sequence ATGATTAAAGACAGATTTGAAATTGAGTTACTTGACGAAGCCCTAGAATTTCTCTGGAGCATTGATGAAAAAGCTCGTATCAAACTTTTTTTCATTATTGACAAATCAAAAAAATTCAATGACCCAGCAACTTTTAAAAAAATAGACAACGATATTTGGGAATTTAGAACTAAATATAAAAACTTACAACACAGACTTTTAGCCTTTTGGGATAAAAGAAACAATAGAAATACTCTTGTGGTTTGCACTCACGGTTTTATTAAGAAAACTGATAAGGTTCCAAAACAGGAGATTGAGAAAGCGAGAAATCTGATGAGAAAGTATTTTGAAACTTTTTAA
- a CDS encoding helix-turn-helix transcriptional regulator yields the protein MKKNQEEIRISDENCPVRRTLSLLGGKWTLLILFQINNRVIRYGELKRAIPGISEKVLIQELNSLVKNNLVVKKSFPEIPPKVEYSLTKKGLSTLPIAEKLTTFGLENLMS from the coding sequence ATGAAAAAAAATCAAGAAGAGATTAGGATATCCGACGAAAATTGTCCTGTTAGAAGAACATTAAGCTTATTAGGGGGCAAGTGGACCTTGCTAATACTGTTCCAGATAAACAATCGAGTCATTAGATACGGTGAACTGAAGAGAGCTATTCCTGGGATAAGTGAAAAAGTTTTAATACAAGAATTGAACTCACTAGTAAAGAATAATCTGGTAGTTAAGAAGTCTTTTCCAGAAATCCCTCCAAAAGTTGAATATAGTTTAACAAAGAAGGGACTTAGTACATTACCTATAGCAGAAAAACTGACAACTTTTGGTTTAGAAAATTTAATGTCATAA